In a genomic window of Strix aluco isolate bStrAlu1 chromosome 3, bStrAlu1.hap1, whole genome shotgun sequence:
- the CILK1 gene encoding serine/threonine-protein kinase ICK isoform X2, translating to MNRYTTIRQLGDGTYGSVLLGRSIESGELIAIKKMKRKFYSWEECMNLREVKSLKKLNHANVVKLKEVIRENDHLYFVFEYMKENLYQLMKERNKLFPESTVRNIMYQILQGLAFIHKNGFFHRDLKPENLLCMGPELVKIADFGLAREIRSRPPYTDYVSTRWYRAPEVLLRSTSYSSPIDIWAVGCIMAEVYTLRPLFPGASEIDTIFKICQVLGTPKKNDWPEGYQLSASMNFRWPQCVPNNLKTLIPNASSEAVQLMRDMLQWDPKKRPTASQALRYPYFQVGHALGVQELVRQKELHNKSSLHIKPVPPAQPPPKPHARISSRPFQQSQSSQPLVYPYKTDNSRTEHSNYLQEDKSNQVLLPAIHNKVPQQKTSAGTENINGELKPKTRRRWGHLARTVKSSEDWDDLEDLDFSSSIMRMDLKTKKRQTDETLCRFESILDLKPSDAVGSGSSAPSHATFPRQDTPTLRVSAAKQHYLRHSRYLPGISTRNSIVSTSNKESVPSNPWPSSGLPGKASSLGGCINRMNTDYASLKSVRPHLGRPSFNSPTKSTPRLMPLPPPAQPIHGRVDWSAKYGAHR from the exons ATGAATAGGTACACAACTATCAGACAGCTTGGTGATGGGACCTACGGCTCTGTTCTCCTAGGGAGAAGCATTGAATCTGGAGAGCTAATAGCCATTaaaaa AATGAAGAGAAAGTTTTATTCCTGGGAGGAATGCATGAACCTTCGAGAGGTTAAG tCTTTGAAGAAATTAAACCATGCCAATGTCGTAAAGCTGAAAGAAGTTATTAGGGAAAATGATCATCTGTATTTTGTGTTTGAATACATGAAGGAAAATCTTTATCAGTTAATGAAAGAAAG AAACAAACTGTTTCCTGAGTCTACAGTTAGGAATATTATGTATCAGATCCTGCAAGGGCTTGCATTTATCCATAAGAATG GGTTCTTTCATAGAGACTTGAAACCTGAAAACCTCCTTTGCATGGGACCAGAACTTGTGAAAATAGCAGACTTTGGCTTAGCCCGAGAAATCCGATCTAGACCTCCTTACACCGATTATGTATCCACAAGATG GTACAGGGCTCCTGAAGTCCTTCTGAGATCCACCAGCTATAGTTCTCCAATAGACATTTGGGCTGTTGGTTGTATAATGGCAGAAGTTTACACACTGAGGCCTCTCTTCCCAGGCGCCAGTGAGATTGATACTATATTCAAAATTTGCCAAGTCCTGGGGACACCAAAGAAG AACGACTGGCCTGAAGGCTACCAACTTTCAGCCTCCATGAATTTTCGCTGGCCTCAGTGTGTACCTAACAACTTAAAAACCCTCATACCTAATGCTAGCAGTGAAGCAGTGCAGCTCATGAGAGACATGCTGCAGTGGGACCCCAAAAAACGACCAACAGCTagtcag GCACTTCGATATCCGTATTTCCAGGTTGGGCACGCCCTGGGTGTTCAGGAACTGGTGAGACAAAAGGAACTGCATAATAAATCGTCTCTGCATATTAAGCCTGTTCCTCCAGCACAACCCCCTCCGAAACCTCACGCCCGCATTTCGTCAAGGCCTTTTCAACAAAGCCAGTCTTCTCAGCCCTTGGTGTACCCATATAAGACAGACAACTCTAGGACTGAGCACAGTAACTACTTACAGGAGGACAAGTCTAACCAGGTTCTTCTGCCTGCAATTCACAATAAGGTTCCTCAGCAG AAAACATCTGCTGGGACTGAGAATATAAATGGTGAACTAAAACCAAAAACTAGGCGAAGATGGGGACATCTTGCTAGAACAGTGAAGAGTTCTGAAGACTGGGATGACTTGGAAGACCTTGATTTCAGCTCTTCCATCATGAGGATGGACTTGAAAACCAAGAAGAGGCAGACTGATGAAACTCTTTGTAG ATTTGAAAGCATTTTGGACCTGAAGCCTTCGGATGCTGTAGGCTCTGGCAGTAGTGCACCTTCCCATGCTACCTTTCCACGGCAGGACACTCCCACATTGCGAGTTTCTGCAGCAAAGCAACACTACTTGAGACATTCTAGGTATCTACCTG GAATAAGCACAAGGAATAGCATAGTCTCCACTTCAAACAAAGAGTCTGTTCCATCTAATCCCTGGCCCAGTTCTGGTTTGCCTGGGAAAGCTTCCAGTTTGGGAGGATGCATTAACAGGATGAATACAG ATTATGCTTCTCTGAAATCAGTAAGACCTCATCTTGGACGGCCATCATTCAATTCACCTACAAAAAGCACACCGAGATTAATGCCTCTCCCACCACCAGCTCAGCCGATCCACGGGCGTGTTGACTGGTCGGCAAAGTATGGTGCTCACCGGTGA
- the CILK1 gene encoding serine/threonine-protein kinase ICK isoform X1 — protein sequence MNRYTTIRQLGDGTYGSVLLGRSIESGELIAIKKMKRKFYSWEECMNLREVKSLKKLNHANVVKLKEVIRENDHLYFVFEYMKENLYQLMKERNKLFPESTVRNIMYQILQGLAFIHKNGFFHRDLKPENLLCMGPELVKIADFGLAREIRSRPPYTDYVSTRWYRAPEVLLRSTSYSSPIDIWAVGCIMAEVYTLRPLFPGASEIDTIFKICQVLGTPKKNDWPEGYQLSASMNFRWPQCVPNNLKTLIPNASSEAVQLMRDMLQWDPKKRPTASQALRYPYFQVGHALGVQELVRQKELHNKSSLHIKPVPPAQPPPKPHARISSRPFQQSQSSQPLVYPYKTDNSRTEHSNYLQEDKSNQVLLPAIHNKVPQQKTSAGTENINGELKPKTRRRWGHLARTVKSSEDWDDLEDLDFSSSIMRMDLKTKKRQTDETLCRFESILDLKPSDAVGSGSSAPSHATFPRQDTPTLRVSAAKQHYLRHSRYLPGISTRNSIVSTSNKESVPSNPWPSSGLPGKASSLGGCINRMNTGPIGSSGLTSGYIPSFLKKEVGSAGQRVQLAPVVDPSSNYASLKSVRPHLGRPSFNSPTKSTPRLMPLPPPAQPIHGRVDWSAKYGAHR from the exons ATGAATAGGTACACAACTATCAGACAGCTTGGTGATGGGACCTACGGCTCTGTTCTCCTAGGGAGAAGCATTGAATCTGGAGAGCTAATAGCCATTaaaaa AATGAAGAGAAAGTTTTATTCCTGGGAGGAATGCATGAACCTTCGAGAGGTTAAG tCTTTGAAGAAATTAAACCATGCCAATGTCGTAAAGCTGAAAGAAGTTATTAGGGAAAATGATCATCTGTATTTTGTGTTTGAATACATGAAGGAAAATCTTTATCAGTTAATGAAAGAAAG AAACAAACTGTTTCCTGAGTCTACAGTTAGGAATATTATGTATCAGATCCTGCAAGGGCTTGCATTTATCCATAAGAATG GGTTCTTTCATAGAGACTTGAAACCTGAAAACCTCCTTTGCATGGGACCAGAACTTGTGAAAATAGCAGACTTTGGCTTAGCCCGAGAAATCCGATCTAGACCTCCTTACACCGATTATGTATCCACAAGATG GTACAGGGCTCCTGAAGTCCTTCTGAGATCCACCAGCTATAGTTCTCCAATAGACATTTGGGCTGTTGGTTGTATAATGGCAGAAGTTTACACACTGAGGCCTCTCTTCCCAGGCGCCAGTGAGATTGATACTATATTCAAAATTTGCCAAGTCCTGGGGACACCAAAGAAG AACGACTGGCCTGAAGGCTACCAACTTTCAGCCTCCATGAATTTTCGCTGGCCTCAGTGTGTACCTAACAACTTAAAAACCCTCATACCTAATGCTAGCAGTGAAGCAGTGCAGCTCATGAGAGACATGCTGCAGTGGGACCCCAAAAAACGACCAACAGCTagtcag GCACTTCGATATCCGTATTTCCAGGTTGGGCACGCCCTGGGTGTTCAGGAACTGGTGAGACAAAAGGAACTGCATAATAAATCGTCTCTGCATATTAAGCCTGTTCCTCCAGCACAACCCCCTCCGAAACCTCACGCCCGCATTTCGTCAAGGCCTTTTCAACAAAGCCAGTCTTCTCAGCCCTTGGTGTACCCATATAAGACAGACAACTCTAGGACTGAGCACAGTAACTACTTACAGGAGGACAAGTCTAACCAGGTTCTTCTGCCTGCAATTCACAATAAGGTTCCTCAGCAG AAAACATCTGCTGGGACTGAGAATATAAATGGTGAACTAAAACCAAAAACTAGGCGAAGATGGGGACATCTTGCTAGAACAGTGAAGAGTTCTGAAGACTGGGATGACTTGGAAGACCTTGATTTCAGCTCTTCCATCATGAGGATGGACTTGAAAACCAAGAAGAGGCAGACTGATGAAACTCTTTGTAG ATTTGAAAGCATTTTGGACCTGAAGCCTTCGGATGCTGTAGGCTCTGGCAGTAGTGCACCTTCCCATGCTACCTTTCCACGGCAGGACACTCCCACATTGCGAGTTTCTGCAGCAAAGCAACACTACTTGAGACATTCTAGGTATCTACCTG GAATAAGCACAAGGAATAGCATAGTCTCCACTTCAAACAAAGAGTCTGTTCCATCTAATCCCTGGCCCAGTTCTGGTTTGCCTGGGAAAGCTTCCAGTTTGGGAGGATGCATTAACAGGATGAATACAG GGCCCATAGGATCAAGTGGTCTAACTAGTGGTTATATCCCTTCATTTCTGAAGAAGGAAGTAGGCTCTGCTGGGCAGAGGGTTCAGTTAGCACCAGTTGTGGATCCATCTTCTA ATTATGCTTCTCTGAAATCAGTAAGACCTCATCTTGGACGGCCATCATTCAATTCACCTACAAAAAGCACACCGAGATTAATGCCTCTCCCACCACCAGCTCAGCCGATCCACGGGCGTGTTGACTGGTCGGCAAAGTATGGTGCTCACCGGTGA
- the CILK1 gene encoding serine/threonine-protein kinase ICK isoform X3 — protein sequence MLMDSFLHRFRGPLRLGIKEKLLFSQGFFHRDLKPENLLCMGPELVKIADFGLAREIRSRPPYTDYVSTRWYRAPEVLLRSTSYSSPIDIWAVGCIMAEVYTLRPLFPGASEIDTIFKICQVLGTPKKNDWPEGYQLSASMNFRWPQCVPNNLKTLIPNASSEAVQLMRDMLQWDPKKRPTASQALRYPYFQVGHALGVQELVRQKELHNKSSLHIKPVPPAQPPPKPHARISSRPFQQSQSSQPLVYPYKTDNSRTEHSNYLQEDKSNQVLLPAIHNKVPQQKTSAGTENINGELKPKTRRRWGHLARTVKSSEDWDDLEDLDFSSSIMRMDLKTKKRQTDETLCRFESILDLKPSDAVGSGSSAPSHATFPRQDTPTLRVSAAKQHYLRHSRYLPGISTRNSIVSTSNKESVPSNPWPSSGLPGKASSLGGCINRMNTGPIGSSGLTSGYIPSFLKKEVGSAGQRVQLAPVVDPSSNYASLKSVRPHLGRPSFNSPTKSTPRLMPLPPPAQPIHGRVDWSAKYGAHR from the exons ATGTTAATGGACTCATTTCTTCATAGATTTAGAGGTCCCCTGAGATTgggaataaaggaaaaattactctTCTCTCAAG GGTTCTTTCATAGAGACTTGAAACCTGAAAACCTCCTTTGCATGGGACCAGAACTTGTGAAAATAGCAGACTTTGGCTTAGCCCGAGAAATCCGATCTAGACCTCCTTACACCGATTATGTATCCACAAGATG GTACAGGGCTCCTGAAGTCCTTCTGAGATCCACCAGCTATAGTTCTCCAATAGACATTTGGGCTGTTGGTTGTATAATGGCAGAAGTTTACACACTGAGGCCTCTCTTCCCAGGCGCCAGTGAGATTGATACTATATTCAAAATTTGCCAAGTCCTGGGGACACCAAAGAAG AACGACTGGCCTGAAGGCTACCAACTTTCAGCCTCCATGAATTTTCGCTGGCCTCAGTGTGTACCTAACAACTTAAAAACCCTCATACCTAATGCTAGCAGTGAAGCAGTGCAGCTCATGAGAGACATGCTGCAGTGGGACCCCAAAAAACGACCAACAGCTagtcag GCACTTCGATATCCGTATTTCCAGGTTGGGCACGCCCTGGGTGTTCAGGAACTGGTGAGACAAAAGGAACTGCATAATAAATCGTCTCTGCATATTAAGCCTGTTCCTCCAGCACAACCCCCTCCGAAACCTCACGCCCGCATTTCGTCAAGGCCTTTTCAACAAAGCCAGTCTTCTCAGCCCTTGGTGTACCCATATAAGACAGACAACTCTAGGACTGAGCACAGTAACTACTTACAGGAGGACAAGTCTAACCAGGTTCTTCTGCCTGCAATTCACAATAAGGTTCCTCAGCAG AAAACATCTGCTGGGACTGAGAATATAAATGGTGAACTAAAACCAAAAACTAGGCGAAGATGGGGACATCTTGCTAGAACAGTGAAGAGTTCTGAAGACTGGGATGACTTGGAAGACCTTGATTTCAGCTCTTCCATCATGAGGATGGACTTGAAAACCAAGAAGAGGCAGACTGATGAAACTCTTTGTAG ATTTGAAAGCATTTTGGACCTGAAGCCTTCGGATGCTGTAGGCTCTGGCAGTAGTGCACCTTCCCATGCTACCTTTCCACGGCAGGACACTCCCACATTGCGAGTTTCTGCAGCAAAGCAACACTACTTGAGACATTCTAGGTATCTACCTG GAATAAGCACAAGGAATAGCATAGTCTCCACTTCAAACAAAGAGTCTGTTCCATCTAATCCCTGGCCCAGTTCTGGTTTGCCTGGGAAAGCTTCCAGTTTGGGAGGATGCATTAACAGGATGAATACAG GGCCCATAGGATCAAGTGGTCTAACTAGTGGTTATATCCCTTCATTTCTGAAGAAGGAAGTAGGCTCTGCTGGGCAGAGGGTTCAGTTAGCACCAGTTGTGGATCCATCTTCTA ATTATGCTTCTCTGAAATCAGTAAGACCTCATCTTGGACGGCCATCATTCAATTCACCTACAAAAAGCACACCGAGATTAATGCCTCTCCCACCACCAGCTCAGCCGATCCACGGGCGTGTTGACTGGTCGGCAAAGTATGGTGCTCACCGGTGA